The genomic stretch TAGAAATTATGGTCACAAAAACGTTAAATAAAGGAAGTAGACCCAAGTAGACATCGTGTTGCGGAAAATTTCCTTGGCGTTCATCCCGTTGATGGTCCTTGCTATTATACTCCTTACACCCAGTGAATGTTCTATGATGCCTCGCATCAGCTACAGGACCCGTTCATGATTTTTTAAAGGTTATTTCATTCGCAGCTTTTCCATTCCCAAAGTTAATAATTCAACAAAATTTCAGTGAAGTTTAGtttgaaaccaaaaaaaagtatttttatgttAAGAATTTAATATGTGAAAAGGCGAAAGGTTGAAGATCTCGACTGAAAGATACCCTCTGAATAGATGGCAACACTTGAGGGGAATTCCAAGCCCCCAAAAGGGCCATCAATACATTCATTGGATACTCCTACCGATCGCTTTATAATTCGATCGACTGGCAGATCTACCGTTCAATTCAGAGGctcatatatttcaaaataactTCAAAAGTATTGGACAAGCACATCATGCCCGCGTTGTGGTCGGAAAACTGGCAAGTCATGCAAGAAAACCACAACAAACGGGCGAACTATAAAAGACACTTGACCCTCAACCCTCAACAATATTCAAGGAAGAACGGCCAAGATGTTGAGCAAGCTTGTGCCCCGCATCAAAGCCAAGCCACTGACGGAGAGGACTAGCTCCCGCGATGCCTTTGTCTACTTGGATCGAGTGCAGAAGTTCTTCGGCTGGACAGCGGTCGAGGATAAGAGGTGGAGGATCCCCTACATTCTGTGGGGTATTTTCATGAACCTGCTGCTGATCTTCTTCCTGCCGATCTCGATGCTGGTGGCATACATTCAGATGTTCAAGAGCTTCACGGCAGGCGAGTTTCTCAGCTCCCTGGAGATCACGGTGAATATGTACGGATGCGTTTTGAAGTGCATCTACACCATTTGGGGCTTCAAGGGGTTTACGGCAGCCAGAAAGGTGCTCGACGAGCTGGACCTGCGCTGCACCAGCGACGAGGAGCGGAACAGTGTGCACCGCTGCGTGGCTCTGGGGAACCTGAGCTACGTGTTGTTTCACATCTTCTACTCGGGATTTGTGGTCATCAACTGGACGGGCTACGTCCTGATGGGCAGGCACGCCTGGATGATGTACCTCCCTGGACTGGACGCTGAAAATAACTTCTTCGTAGCCAGCTTGTGCGAGATACTTCTGATGAGCGGTGTGGTCACCATGGATCAGTGCACGGacgtctctcctctggccCACATGCTAATGGCTCGCTGCCACATCTGTCTGCTCAAGGATCGGTTGACAAAGCTACGCACGGACCCCACCAAAGACGAGGACGAACACTACGAGGAGCTGAGCAACTGCGTCCACGACCATCGCTTGATATTGGAGTACGTAGCTTCCCCGTCTGCACTATTTTTGTATGCGATTAAAACGTCCACATCCCCCCACCTTTAAAACGTCCACATCCCCCCACCTTCCTAGCTATGTCAAGGCTCTGCGGCCCACCTTTTCAGGGACCATATTCGTGCAGTTCCTCTTGATTGGTATAGTTCTAGGCCTGTCCATGATCAACGTCATGTTCTTCTCGACCCTCTGGACGGGCCTCGGCACCGTGTGCTTCAtgttctgtgtgtgcctggaaaCCTTTCCCTTCTGCTACCTTTGCAACATGATCATCGATGATTGCCAAAAGCTATCGGACAATCTGTTCCAATCGGATTGGACGACTGCCAGTCGCAGATACAAGTCCACGCTGGTCTACTTTCTGCAGAATCTCCAGAAACCGATTATCTTAACAGCGGGTGGAGTGTTTCCCATCTGCATGCAGACGAATCTATCGGTAAGAACTCTTCGGATAGTCTCTATATATCCTTTATATAACCTCTCGATTCTTTGAAGATGGTGAAGCTGGCCTTTTCCGTGGTCACCGTAATAAAACAATTCAATCTGGCGGATAAGTTTCAGTAGGAAAACACTACCAAACTTGACTAGAccttgcaaatatttatttattatgtaaTGAAGTAGAAATTATGGTcacaaaaatgttaaataaagGAAGTAGACCCAAGTAGACATCGTCTAGAGATTGGTTTTAAATGGggtaaaattgtattttgtgttGCAAAAATTTCCTTGGTGTTCATCCCGTTGATGGTCCTTGCTATTATACTCCTTACACCCAGTGAATGTTCTATGATGTCTCGCATCAGCTACAGGACCCGTTCATGATTTTTTAAAGGTTATTTCATTCGCAGCTTCTCCATTCCCAAAGTTAATAATTCAACAAAATTTCAGTGAAGGTTAGtttgaaaccaaaaaaagtatttttatgttAAGAATTTAATATGTGAAAAGGCGAAAGGTTGAAGATCTCGACTGAAAGATACCCTCTGAATAGATGGCAACACTTGAGGGGAATTCCAAGCCCCCAAAAGGGCCATCAATACATTCATTGGATACTCCTACCGATCGCTTTATAATTCGATCGACTGGCAGATCTACCGTTCAATTCAGAGGctcatatatttcaaaattactTCAAAACTACTGGACAAGCACATCATGCCCGCGTTGTGGTCGGAAAACTGGCAAGTCATGCAAGAAAACCACAACAAACGGGCGAACTATAAAAGACACTTGACCCTCAACCCTCAACAATATTCAAGGAAGAACGGCCAAGATGTTGAGCAAGCTTGTG from Drosophila pseudoobscura strain MV-25-SWS-2005 chromosome 4, UCI_Dpse_MV25, whole genome shotgun sequence encodes the following:
- the LOC117183964 gene encoding odorant receptor 22a-like is translated as MLSKLVPRIKAKPLTERTSSRDAFVYLDRVQKFFGWTAVEDKRWRIPYILWGIFMNLLLIFFLPISMLVAYIQMFKSFTAGEFLSSLEITVNMYGCVLKCIYTIWGFKGFTAARKVLDELDLRCTSDEERNSVHRCVALGNLSYVLFHIFYSGFVVINWTGYVLMGRHAWMMYLPGLDAENNFFVASLCEILLMSGVVTMDQCTDVSPLAHMLMARCHICLLKDRLTKLRTDPTKDEDEHYEELSNCVHDHRLILDYVKALRPTFSGTIFVQFLLIGIVLGLSMINVMFFSTLWTGLGTVCFMFCVCLETFPFCYLCNMIIDDCQKLSDNLFQSDWTTASRRYKSTLVYFLQNLQKPIILTAGGVFPICMQTNLSMVKLAFSVVTVIKQFNLADKFQ